Genomic DNA from Candidozyma auris chromosome 1, complete sequence:
gaaagaagcttatAAAGCAggtcttgaagagatcaaacaaagaaagagcagCATCATCCCCTCGGTGACATTGGACGAGTTGTGCAACATCGAACCCacgaaaagagaagagatctTAAAAAGAGGATGCGTTGTCATCAGGGGCGTCATCCCGGAAAAAGAGGCGGAGGGTTATAAAGAGGAAGTGCTACAATACGTAAAAGAGAACCCACAGACTAAAGGCTTTCCTAAGGACGCCAAGGTCGTTTATGAGCTTTATTGGTCAAGGCCTCAGGTCAGGGCTAGAGCGCACCCAAATATGAAGAAGGCCACGAGGTTCATGAACAACTTATTCCATGCTGATCCTCAGGCAGAGGTGCTTTTAGACCAGAATGTATCTTACGCAGACAGACTACGTATTAGACAACCTGGAGATGCGTTCTTCTCCCTTGGGCCCCATGCTGACGGGGGATCCCTTGAAAGATGGGAAGATCCAGCTTACAGCGCTTGCTACAAGCCTATCTTTGAAGGGAGATGGGAAGAGTTTGATCCAAACGACGCCACACACAGAATCAACATCAATATGGAAAAATATGCCTCCAATGGTAATTGCAACATCTTCCGAGCATACCAAGGATGGTTGGCTGTTTCAGAAATTGCGCCAAAGGAAGGCACCATATTGTTTGCCCCATTGATAAAAGAAGTCACAGCCCACTGGATCATGAGTCCCTTCTTCGACGAAAATGACAACCTCAAGTTCGACTCGTCGTTGCCCGGCACTTTCCCTGGTAAAAGTCAGGaattcaacaacaagaCACACCCTACATTGCAATTGGACGACTTGATGGTGCCAGTACCTCCAGTAAAACCAGGAGACATGGTTTTCTGGCATTGTGACTTGATTCACGCCGTTGACTCCGTACATGAGGGCCCGCACGACTCCTCGGTGTTCTACATTCCCTCTGCCCCCTTGTGTGATATAAATGTCAAGTACGCTGCAATCCAGCGTGAAGCGTTCTTAAAGGGTCTTGCTGGTCCTGATTTTCCAGGCTTCCCACATGGTATTGCCGAGTCTGAGCACATTGGCAGGGGCACTCCAGAGGATGTAGTGGAGGTCGGAGGCACTGAGGCGCTAAGAGAGTTTGCCCTTGCCCCCTTCAGTGCCGAAAACCTTACTCCAGGTGAACAAGAGATTGTCAAGCGGGCCAACAAGCTACTCTTTTGTTAAGTATTTGCAACGAATTGGAATGGGCAGCATTTATaatttcattttttcttttttttttttggtagCCAGTTTTGTAGCGTAGAAGACGAGTGCACAACGGAATCCGCGATAGGAAATAAGCGCTAAGCGCTTGTCAATTGAGTTCCTCAATTTAGAATACCGCAGGCGAACGCACTTACCCGTCTAGGTGAGCCATAGATAAGAGGAAGACGGTTGGCCTAAAAAATAACAAGCGAAACCCTCCCGTATTATCCAAGGGGGGCCATGTGAATAAAGAATTCATTAAGGGCTTATCTCCTACATGGACACTGATGGATTATAATGGACTTTAAAACTGTGGATGCAGCACTTCCAGTTAGTGCGCATTACCAAAGACGCATTCTCCCCCACTATATAAGGCACCCTAGGGGACCTGATCGAACGTTAACTAGAAGttacttttctttttgattttaTTTTCCCAGTCACGGTTTACTATGCCTGAGTCGATTTTCGTTTCTGGAGCCACAGGATTTATTGCCCAGCACTTGATCAAACTCTTGCTCGAAAAGGGCTACAAGGTTGTCGGTACCGTGAGATCCGAGTCTAAAGGTGCTCACTTGGCCAAATTGTTTAACTCAAGCGACTTCACGTACGAAATTGTGCCTGACATTACCCCCGAGGGAGCTTTCGATGaggcgttgaagaagcatcCAGAAGTTACTGTGTTCTTGCACACGGCCTCTCCATTCCACTTCAATGCTACCAATGTCGAGGAAGAATTGCTTAAGCCAGCTGTCAATGGTACTAAGAATGCCTTGAAGGCCATTGAGAAGTACGGTCCCCAGATCAAAAAGGTGGTTGTAACTTCGTCGTACGCTGCAGTCTCCACGTCTGAGAAGGAGTTCGACGGCTCTCACACCAACAACGAGGACTCGTGGAACGACATCTCATGGGAGGATGCCAAAAAGGACCCTTACATGGGTTACCGTGGATCCAAGAAGTTTGCTGAGAAGGCTGCCTGGGACTACGTTGAGCAAGAGAAGCCCAAGTTCATAATCAACTACGTGAACCCCTCATATGTTTTCGGCCCCCAGGCCTTTGACTCCGAGCTCAAAGATAACCTCAATACATCTTCAGAGATCCtcaacagcttcttgaagttgaaggctgACGCCAAGGTTCCCGGCACCAGGGGTGGCTTTGTGGATGTCAGAGATGTCGCTAAGGCCCACATTGTcgcttttgagaagaacatCGCCAACCAAAGGTTGTTGCTTAACGCCGGCAGATTTGCTGCCCAAGACATTCTTGATATTTTGAATGACAAATTCGAGTCCTTGAGGGGCCAGATTCCAAAGGGTACCCCCGGAGCTGGAAAGGCTGTGAATGAGAAGATGTGCAAGATCGAGAACGAGAGGACTAAGGAAATCTTGGgcttcaagttgattgaCTTGGAGACCACCGTTTACGACTCTGTCAAGCAGATCCTCGACGCGAAGGCTAAGCTTTAAGTTATGTATGATAGTTAGATTGAATCAAAGATGTCAGATTTCatattttcgcagccatcagCCTGCATGCCTATCTGTATACCTTAAGCGAAATGTCTACTCATCAATTCAAGAGTGGATGCCAATGCCCTCAGGAAACCCCGTCTCCTCTGTTTCTGAGGAGTTTTTGAAAGAGCTCGAGCATTATGGCCCAGTGACAGCAATCAAGGTACACAAAAGCCTCATCATAGTAGGGTACGGGCCCATTTTAAAGATTTTCAACCGCGATAGAAACGATGAGCTTATATTCAGCcagaagatcttcaagagaaacAAGATACACAGCATTGCAGTAAATAATGATAGAATAGCGATTGCTGGTGCTCGCTCGTTTGCGGTGCTTGAACCTTTGAAACAGGGATATGCTGTGCAAGAAAGAGCCATCAACGAATGGATTGTTGCTGTTGAGTTCCTCAACAACGATAAGATTTTAGTGTTGACGTCACACAATGAGGTTTTGGAGATTGATATAGCTGATTGCGAAAACTTCAGGATGCTTTCGAAGTACCATTGTAACGAAAAGTCGATTCTATACAGTGGCTCTATTCGAGTGATTAATGACAATGTCGTGTACGTTTCTGCTGGCACAGTGATGGATGGTGTACTCATATGGgatttgagaagaaaagaaatactTCACAACCTAAGAGACCACGAGGGATCGATCTTTGGTGTAAAAATAGACGCTAGCGGCAAGTTTATCATCTCATGTTCTGACGATAGGTCAGTGAAATTGTACTCATTTGATGGAACTCTTTTAGCTAGTGGCTGGGGCCACGGCTCCAGAATTTGGTCTTTGGAGTTCCTTTCAGTTTCTGATCAGAGtgtcaagatcttctcctGCGGAGAAGATTGTGCTGTTCGATTGTGGGAGTATCATGGCGAGCATACTTTACGTCAATTGATGCTCTTTGATCACTACCACTCAGGAAAGCATATTTGGTCTGGCGACGTCGACACAAACTCAGGAATTTTTGTGACCGGTGGTGCTGACGGCAAAGTCAGAGCGGAGGCTTTAAAAGAAGAACCTACGATGACTATATCACTAGAGGAAATCGCAGCTCAAGCAGAGGTAGACGTACTTACTAAAGAACTGATAAGAAGTTTTGGGATCCTCAACCTCACAGGCATTACTTTAGTGGTCACCACGAAAGGCAGGCTTTTCCTTCACCATGAGAACGTGGGAATATGGAGTCGACTCTCCATTGACAGCCTCGCCGAGCATGAAATAGCGCACTACACCCTCTTCAAAACTGTCTGTGAATTAAATGCCTTCATTGTTTGTAACAATGACGGTGACATGCATGTTATAGGGTTTGACAGTAAATGTCAGGTCTATCACGTTGCACGCAAAAACCCTCTGCCTGGCCCcaagaaaatcatcaacatgCTAGTTTCAAGCTCCACTGGGCATGGAAGAGTTTTTGTCTTACTTAATTCACCGATCTTATCTGAGCCAATGGATTTGGTAACCTTTGTTAAGACGGGTGATAGACTTGAACCCGATTTGTCCCAATGCTTGCAAAAGACTGACCCCAGGACCTTCATTCCCACCTCGTTTCATGTCGACTGGAAAAATCACTTGGTTTTCGTCGGGTCAAGACATGCTAACTTTGCTGTGTATGAGATCACTCCAGAACAAACTCTTCTACCTAAGgtttcaaagaaattgtgCAACGGTGATACAATTACCTCACTTTCTCTAGTTGACGGTGAAGAAGGGCGGTCAATCGTGCTAGTCACGCTACGGGATGGGTTCTACATTTTAATGGAAACATGCATCGGGCACAAGCTTCAAAGTAAAAttattttgaagaataagatttcaagaaatatCGAAGGAGGCTTCATGAAGTCGAATCAACTTATATTATATGGTTTCCgctcttcttgcttttACCTATGGAATGAAACCAAGCAAATTGAGATCGCGAAGGACTTCTGTAAGGGAGGCCACAGGCATTGGGAGGTTAGTGTCCACATAAATCCTTTGCAACTTCATTTCTCATATCTAACTCAAGGCTGTCTACGTATTAGCACGTTGGAGTCAAGCTGGAACTCAATAAACCAAGGACTCCTCGTAGAGGGAACACATGGACGAGAGATCCGTGATGTTGcccttcatcaagaatcGGAAAACAGCGCTTGCTGTCTTTTCGTCAGTGCATCTGAAGACGCCAGAATAAAAGTTGGAAAGTTATACAAAGATGGAAAAATGAGCTATCAGTGGACTATGAATAATCATATCTCTGGTTTGCAACGAGTCGCCTTCTTGAATGGAGACTTTTTGGCAAGCTCTGCAGCCAATGAGGAATTGCTTATATGGAAGCTCACTCGCTTGAGAAATGAAATTGTTGTCATCAATGAAGTCAATAGAGTCCAAGTGGCAGGTGAACATCCTGATTTGCGTGTCATGGATTTTGCATCCAAAGAGACTTCGAGCGGGTTTTGGATTGCAGCAGCTTACTCGAATTCTATCGTCAagatattcttcttcaacaagaaggaTCTTCAATTACAGGAGAAAGCCTGCATTCCTTACGGTTCAGTTTGCATCCTCAATATTCATCTTTTTTCGTTTGGGACACAAGACTTTGTGATGACAGGCACTTCTGATGGAAACCTCACAATTTGGGATTTGTCAAGTTTAATTCAGTGCAATCTAGCACCTCCCCACGAGCCTATAGTCAAACAGCAGGTTCACCAAAGCGGTGTTAAGGCCGttcttccatttttcaaTGAATTTGGTGCTTATACTGTCGTAACGGGTGGTGACGAcaattccttgatctcttcccAAGTAAGCTATGAATCTGGGAAGTTAGAATTGGTGACAACAGCTTTTGTTGAAAGGGCAGCTTCTGCCACCATCGTCTCCATTTCAAGGGCTGCAGATAATCAGGTTCTTGTAACCTCTGTGGATCAGATTGTACGAGTTTGGGATACCAGATTACTTTCATTAAATTGCATTTGTGCCAAATACACCACTGTCGCTGACACTGGCTGCAGTGACACGACTATCATTGATGGGCGACGCGTTGGCGTTGTTGCTGGCGCCGGCGTAAGTGTTTTCACTTGGGATGATACGAAGAGCTTTATGAGTTCATTCTAACGATTTATGTATTTATTCTATAGTCGGCTGTAATTTAGAGTTTTAACAATCTCAAATAGAACACAGTATCGTTGATAGTCTGTTCTTCCGTTATGATAACAGTCTCCTGTGGAGAGGTGGTGAATGGCTTCAACGGGCTATGCGagcatttttgcaacatttCCTTATTCGTTTCaatgacttcttcaaaagtaATTGTgtccttgatcaattcgTACTCGACGTTGACATCGTCAGTAGCGTTCAAGCTGGCCTTCTTACGCAATCTTTGGATACGGTTTATCAATTCTCTCGCCAAACCTTCACTTTGCAAATCAGCATAAGCATTGGTGTCCAAGATGATTAAGACATCCCTGTCCGATCTGGACTCGTGGCCGGAGGAAACTTCCTTCTCTGGCAATCCTCTCTGGACTTGCAAATCTTCACTTACGAGGTCAATTCCATCCACAGTAATTTTGCCGGTTTCTGCAAATTTTTTAACATCCTCAGAAGACACGTTTGGCAAGGCTGCcttgaccttcttggcatccttcttcaatttcttaCCAAGAACTGGCCAGTCAGCAACAGCCTTATATTCGACACCGTATGCAGCTTCATCATCCGTGATGACAATGTTACGAACATTCAATTCCTCAAGGATGTATCCCTTCAAAGACTCAATGTCCTTCAAATAGGACGAATCTGAATGCAAGATcaccaactccttcaaTGGGGTTTTCAAGGAtatcattttcttttctctgaTGTTACGCCCTAACTCGATGACCTTTTGCATCCTAGAAACAGCAACCTCAATATCAGAGTCGAATAACTCCTCCCTCACCTCAGGGTAAGCCAAAAAGTGCACGGAACCAGTGTCCTTGATCTTAGGATTCACAGAAAAGCTTTCCAAGTCCTTCACTTCAAAGAACGGCTTCAATCTTTGGTAGATACCATCGGCCAAAAATGGAGTGAATGGAGCCATGAGTCTGGACAAAATGAACAAAGCTTCAGCCAACGTATTGAGAGCCTTTCTCGTGTCATCCAAACCTTCGCCCGAATAACCCTTGATACGACGACGGTTAAATCTGATGTACCAGTTCGTCAAATTATCAATCAACGCTAACAATTTTGGAACAACAGTGTACAATCTGTAGCTGCGCATCTCATCGTGGACGAATTTGACCAAAGACTGAATCGATGCCAATAACCATCTGTCCATGACGTTGTTGGAGGTCAAGGAAGAGTCGTAAACAAATGCATGGCCATTATCTTTTTTGTAAACCTCAGCAGAatccttcaagaatttgaaagagTTGTACCATGGAAGCAAAACGGAAGAGACAACTTCTCTGACACCTTCCTCTTTAAATTTCAATGTTTCAGCTCTCAAGACAGGggagttgatcaagtatAATCTTAAAGCATCGGC
This window encodes:
- a CDS encoding SDR family oxidoreductase; protein product: MPESIFVSGATGFIAQHLIKLLLEKGYKVVGTVRSESKGAHLAKLFNSSDFTYEIVPDITPEGAFDEALKKHPEVTVFLHTASPFHFNATNVEEELLKPAVNGTKNALKAIEKYGPQIKKVVVTSSYAAVSTSEKEFDGSHTNNEDSWNDISWEDAKKDPYMGYRGSKKFAEKAAWDYVEQEKPKFIINYVNPSYVFGPQAFDSELKDNLNTSSEILNSFLKLKADAKVPGTRGGFVDVRDVAKAHIVAFEKNIANQRLLLNAGRFAAQDILDILNDKFESLRGQIPKGTPGAGKAVNEKMCKIENERTKEILGFKLIDLETTVYDSVKQILDAKAKL